A single window of Deltaproteobacteria bacterium DNA harbors:
- a CDS encoding ABC transporter permease, with the protein MSLLPVRKEISRGAISILAGVALWEILARALLENELLIPPPSSIARTFWTLAASGQLNKHFAATATEFIYGFSAACVVGVLLGYLMGMYRWFDEIMDPWMAALYSIPVIALVPMIIIWFGIGILSKIVVVFKITLVAIILNTAAGIKNLDPVWLELAQSMRLSSWQTTYKIRLPGALPFIITGMRLGVGRALLAVVVAELMASNAGLGYLLRESSETWDSPKLFVTVIMLAVIGLTSFNLIKRFEKRMAPWRQSAEWSADS; encoded by the coding sequence ATGAGCTTGTTACCAGTTCGAAAAGAAATCTCCCGCGGCGCCATTTCCATCTTGGCCGGCGTCGCGCTTTGGGAAATCCTGGCGCGCGCGTTGCTGGAAAACGAACTGTTGATCCCGCCGCCGAGCAGCATCGCCAGAACATTTTGGACACTCGCCGCCAGCGGCCAATTGAACAAACATTTCGCCGCCACCGCCACGGAATTTATTTACGGCTTCAGCGCCGCCTGCGTTGTCGGCGTCCTGCTCGGTTACTTGATGGGCATGTACCGCTGGTTCGACGAGATCATGGACCCGTGGATGGCGGCACTCTATTCGATCCCGGTGATCGCACTTGTGCCGATGATCATCATCTGGTTCGGCATCGGTATATTGTCTAAAATCGTCGTGGTTTTCAAAATCACTCTGGTGGCGATCATTTTGAATACCGCGGCCGGGATAAAAAACTTGGACCCTGTTTGGTTGGAATTGGCCCAGTCCATGCGCCTATCGAGCTGGCAGACCACTTATAAGATTCGTCTACCCGGCGCTCTGCCTTTTATCATCACCGGCATGCGCTTGGGCGTCGGCCGCGCGCTCCTCGCCGTCGTGGTCGCGGAATTGATGGCATCGAATGCCGGCCTGGGCTATTTACTGCGAGAGTCGTCGGAGACTTGGGATAGCCCGAAACTTTTCGTCACGGTGATCATGCTCGCGGTCATCGGCCTGACCAGCTTTAATTTAATCAAGCGCTTCGAGAAACGCATGGCGCCCTGGCGCCAGAGCGCTGAATGGTCGGCGGATTCTTAA
- a CDS encoding ABC transporter permease yields MVGGFLTPPQAMNQDQRNLVSIFLRLGSVLTGLIGWHYLAVVIKDAGILVSPLEVVSKAYEMMITTGELYPHLLASSVIFFYGFVLAVIVGVPLGFVMALSPLVRDYVNPWMTTLYTAPRIAFAPVLLLWFGIGAGSKIAIVFLGCVFPVLINSYYGMRVVNREYVELARSYRLGRWALFRKILLPASVPYILAGVRLAIGRGLTGVAIAEWFGATEGLGYLIFFAGQTLNIPTLFVGVTVFAALGILGFEIVRRVENYATPWRGQAQGN; encoded by the coding sequence ATGGTCGGCGGATTCTTAACGCCGCCGCAAGCAATGAACCAAGATCAACGCAATCTAGTTTCAATTTTTCTCCGGCTCGGCTCCGTGCTCACCGGCCTCATCGGCTGGCATTACTTGGCCGTGGTCATCAAAGACGCCGGCATCCTGGTTTCGCCGCTGGAAGTCGTCAGCAAAGCTTATGAAATGATGATCACCACCGGCGAACTTTATCCGCATCTGTTGGCCAGCTCGGTGATATTTTTTTACGGCTTTGTCCTGGCGGTCATCGTCGGCGTGCCGCTGGGCTTCGTCATGGCCTTGAGTCCGCTGGTGCGCGACTACGTCAATCCCTGGATGACCACGCTTTATACCGCGCCGCGCATCGCCTTCGCGCCGGTACTGCTCCTTTGGTTCGGCATCGGCGCGGGATCGAAAATCGCCATTGTCTTTTTGGGCTGCGTCTTTCCCGTGCTGATCAATTCTTATTACGGTATGCGCGTGGTCAACCGCGAGTATGTCGAACTGGCGCGCTCCTATCGCTTGGGCCGCTGGGCGCTATTTAGAAAAATCCTTTTGCCCGCGTCGGTGCCGTACATTCTCGCCGGCGTGCGCTTGGCCATCGGACGCGGCCTCACCGGCGTCGCCATCGCCGAATGGTTCGGCGCCACCGAAGGGCTCGGCTATTTGATCTTCTTCGCCGGCCAGACCTTGAATATACCGACGCTGTTCGTCGGCGTCACGGTGTTCGCGGCGCTGGGGATACTCGGTTTCGAAATCGTCCGGCGCGTCGAGAATTATGCCACGCCCTGGCGCGGACAAGCGCAAGGAAATTGA
- a CDS encoding ABC transporter ATP-binding protein, whose product MAAPVLELRNLNKEIPRPGKAPFEIFRNINLTVREGEFVSIVGPSGCGKTTMLRVVNGLMPHSGGEILLDGKAADRVSDQLLMGFVFQGASLLPWRTSLKNVLLGLEGRGRNGKDAEQIAKKFLNLVGLNGFENNYPHELSGGMQQRVNLARALAVNPRILLMDEPFAALDAQTRSFMQLELLRIWAETKKTVIFVTHMIAEAILLSDRVIVFSHRPGTIKSEFDIPLPRPRDMDIKSDPQFLHLENQIWKQIEQEVKSAGGFSQL is encoded by the coding sequence ATGGCCGCGCCCGTCCTAGAGCTACGCAACTTGAACAAGGAAATTCCCCGGCCAGGAAAAGCGCCGTTCGAGATTTTTCGCAACATCAATCTCACCGTGCGCGAAGGCGAGTTCGTCAGCATCGTCGGCCCGAGCGGCTGCGGCAAGACCACCATGCTGCGCGTCGTCAACGGCCTCATGCCCCATTCCGGCGGCGAGATTTTACTCGACGGCAAAGCCGCCGACCGAGTGAGCGACCAACTTTTGATGGGCTTCGTCTTTCAAGGCGCGTCGCTGCTGCCTTGGCGCACTAGTTTGAAAAATGTTTTACTCGGTCTCGAAGGGCGCGGCCGCAACGGCAAAGACGCCGAGCAAATCGCCAAAAAATTTCTCAACTTAGTAGGATTGAACGGTTTTGAAAACAATTATCCGCACGAACTCTCCGGCGGCATGCAGCAGCGCGTCAATCTCGCCCGCGCCTTGGCGGTCAACCCGCGAATCTTGCTGATGGACGAACCCTTCGCCGCCCTGGATGCCCAGACCCGCAGCTTCATGCAGCTGGAGCTGCTGCGCATCTGGGCCGAGACCAAGAAAACCGTGATCTTCGTCACCCACATGATCGCCGAAGCGATCTTGCTCTCCGACCGCGTCATCGTCTTCAGCCACCGCCCCGGCACGATAAAATCTGAATTCGACATCCCCTTGCCGCGTCCAAGGGACATGGATATTAAATCCGATCCGCAATTTCTGCACCTGGAAAATCAAATCTGGAAACAAATCGAGCAGGAAGTCAAATCCGCCGGCGGCTTTTCCCAGCTGTGA